Within the Candidatus Babeliales bacterium genome, the region TCTAATATCAAGGTTATTTAGTAACAAAAGATTGTTAGCTATTTCTAAAGCTTTTTGTTCTTCAGCATATTGTATTTTACCTGCATAAGAACGTCTTTCATCCAAATAACGATCATATGCTTCTAGCTCTGCAACTGACCAATTAGCTCGCTCAAGAACATCAAAAGCATCTTTTATTTCAGGGTTTTTTAATGAATTAGGAACGGCTTGTAATGTTGTTGCATGCTTTAAAAAATAAACCCATTTATCAATGATAGGACTATTCTCATCTACCTCTTTTTTAAATTTTTCGAGCTCAATAAAATGAAACTCTAAATGCGCAAGCTCTCGCGTATAGGTTTTGCTATCCAAAATAAAATGATGGCTGAGGTAATGGGGGTTGCTATGAAAAAGCGTAAAGTTTAATACGCCAATAAAAATAACCGGAACCAACTCTTCATAGTTTTCTTTTTTTGCAAGTTGCCTGCTCAATGCAATAGAACTGTAATATTGTGCCCTGAGAGCATAATGTTTTTGCGTATCTATTTGCATTTCAATAATATATTGATTCCCTTTTTGATCTGTGCAACGCACATCAACAATGCTTGTTTTTGCTTGACGATTATCAGGAAAATTATTGGGATCATTGATGACAACATCAATAATTTTCCTTCCTTCTACACGTCCTAATACACTGTTTAAAAAACTGATCACAATCTCTTTGTGCGCCATATTGGCGAACAGTTTTTTAAATCCTATATCACTGGTTGGATCCATATATATCATAGATTTATCCTTTATCACAAAGGTAGAAATGTTTGACTCTGTAACAAAATGTATCAGTTGGGCCGAATAAGTAAAAGACAGTGATACGAAAATACTACCTACAGTCGCCACAACCGATTTATCTGGCATAGACTGGTTATATTCTTCCACAAAACCAACATGCTTATAAAAGCAGAAAAAACTATTGCAGCTGATTGGTATTGATCGAAAGAACAACAACCTGACCATCACCTGCCGATACCCTCCGCTCATATTCTTCTACAAAGCCAAGGTACTTATAAAAGCTCATCGCATTTGTATTTAAAACCAATGTATCCAAGTACATCTTTTCAACTGGCCCAAAAAATTCCACAGAAGCTTGAAGTAACTTTTTACCAATGCCACTGCCACGGTAATTTTCATTTACATACAAACGAAAAACATATGCAGCTGAGCCATGAAACCGTTGCGCAAGCAAATCAAAATTAAGCGGCAACGTATTACGCATAAATTCAGAAACATCTGGAAGAGAAAAAGGAGCTACCATGACACATCCAACAATCTTTTTATCTGCTGTTTCAGCTACTAATAAC harbors:
- a CDS encoding Rpn family recombination-promoting nuclease/putative transposase, with protein sequence MIYMDPTSDIGFKKLFANMAHKEIVISFLNSVLGRVEGRKIIDVVINDPNNFPDNRQAKTSIVDVRCTDQKGNQYIIEMQIDTQKHYALRAQYYSSIALSRQLAKKENYEELVPVIFIGVLNFTLFHSNPHYLSHHFILDSKTYTRELAHLEFHFIELEKFKKEVDENSPIIDKWVYFLKHATTLQAVPNSLKNPEIKDAFDVLERANWSVAELEAYDRYLDERRSYAGKIQYAEEQKALEIANNLLLLNNLDIRTIAQITGLTVEQVEELKNKKT
- a CDS encoding GNAT family N-acetyltransferase; the protein is MIIKMLQRAMAFLVVIGMVMQSIMCEKQSTPITIRLATKDDIPACVRITRQVYTTIYKPLESVYSDEQWQEWLDELNDPSDVFFLYTSQLLVAETADKKIVGCVMVAPFSLPDVSEFMRNTLPLNFDLLAQRFHGSAAYVFRLYVNENYRGSGIGKKLLQASVEFFGPVEKMYLDTLVLNTNAMSFYKYLGFVEEYERRVSAGDGQVVVLSINTNQLQ